A stretch of DNA from Noviherbaspirillum sedimenti:
TGTAGATACATGAAATGAAGATGGAATTTATCCGAAAATCATACGTTTTCATATGTCCGGAGCGGATGGCCATGCCCGCCTTTCCATGATTATAAGTCTATAGCCACCCGGTGGAGCAATCCTGGCCATTCTCGTGGGTGTCGAACAATGAGTGAGTGCGCCAGCAAGTCGTAAGGCAGCATGAGGTTGTCGTGCGCAACGCCGGCTTCCGGCAATAGGCCCGGCAGGTTCGCTCAGTACGAGAAACGGGTGTTTAGCTATTTTTTAGAAGCAGGGGCGCAGGCCAGTACCATGCCCGGTGTTACATTTGCGCCATAACCGAGGGCGACACCGGCCTGTAGCCAGGCTGCGCGCCCAAGCTTTGCGCCGCCAGCCATGCATGCATTCACACCTAAATGGCCGAAATCCTCTACCTGGGCGTGGTGATCCACCACTGCCCCGCAATTGACGATGACGCCACGCCCCAGTTTTGCCTCCGTACCTACAATGGCCCCAGCCATGATGACACTTCCGGCGCCGATGATGGCGCTTGGTGAAACGATGGCCCGTGGGTGGATGAGCGTGACTGGGGAAAAACCTGCCTGGAGCAATTTGTCCGACAATGCCTCGCGCAGAGCATTGTTTCCGATTGCGACGATTGCCGCATCCGCGTGTGCGCGATAGCGCTGGAAGTCGGCGGTGTTGCCTAGCACTGGCATGTCCCAGACATGGGGCAGGCTGGGAGCTGCATCGTCAGCAA
This window harbors:
- a CDS encoding NeuD/PglB/VioB family sugar acetyltransferase, with translation MNNRLLIVGAGGHGRSVAEAVMAIGQFAIAGFADDAAPSLPHVWDMPVLGNTADFQRYRAHADAAIVAIGNNALREALSDKLLQAGFSPVTLIHPRAIVSPSAIIGAGSVIMAGAIVGTEAKLGRGVIVNCGAVVDHHAQVEDFGHLGVNACMAGGAKLGRAAWLQAGVALGYGANVTPGMVLACAPASKK